In Halovulum dunhuangense, one genomic interval encodes:
- a CDS encoding SprT family zinc-dependent metalloprotease, with amino-acid sequence MSDGAQALSPAAPADLLREVEIRRSARARRLTLRMSHATGGFTLTVPQRTPAADIRRFLDQHLWWIEERRAERPVQPNVAPGTLLPVAGEELTLLRGRGRSARRVGDALEVPGEGAVFARRTLVWLREEARARMVARLDHHSARLGRPHRGLTLRDPRSRWGSCTAEGAIMLSWRLILAPAEVMDYVVAHEVAHLAEMNHSPAYWRVVEGLFPGYERPRDWLRANGASLHAWRF; translated from the coding sequence GTGAGCGACGGGGCGCAGGCGCTGTCCCCTGCGGCCCCGGCCGATCTGCTGCGCGAGGTGGAGATCCGCCGCTCTGCCCGGGCGCGGCGGCTTACGCTGCGCATGTCCCATGCCACCGGCGGCTTTACCCTGACCGTGCCGCAGCGCACGCCGGCCGCGGATATCCGGCGCTTCCTGGACCAGCACCTGTGGTGGATCGAGGAACGCCGCGCCGAGCGTCCCGTGCAGCCGAATGTCGCCCCCGGCACCCTGCTTCCGGTCGCGGGTGAAGAGCTGACATTGCTCCGGGGGCGCGGGCGCAGCGCCCGGCGGGTGGGCGACGCGCTGGAGGTGCCCGGCGAAGGCGCGGTGTTCGCGCGCCGCACGCTGGTCTGGCTGCGCGAGGAGGCGCGGGCGCGGATGGTCGCACGGCTCGACCACCACAGCGCGCGGCTGGGTCGCCCGCACAGGGGGCTGACGCTGCGCGATCCCCGCTCGCGCTGGGGCTCCTGCACGGCCGAGGGCGCGATCATGCTGTCCTGGCGGCTGATCCTGGCCCCGGCAGAGGTGATGGACTACGTCGTCGCCCACGAGGTGGCCCACCTGGCCGAGATGAACCATTCGCCGGCCTACTGGCGGGTGGTGGAGGGCCTGTTTCCCGGCTATGAGCGCCCGCGCGACTGGCTGCGCGCCAATGGCGCCAGCCTGCATGCCTGGCGGTTCTGA
- a CDS encoding polyhydroxyalkanoate depolymerase, which translates to MLYHAYEMTHAAISPMRSAARMSREMLLSPFNPFAETYGARTSAAMCEMFISATRRYGKPDWGLDETVVGGETVPVRQEVVLQLPFCDLIRFVREGEAVEARRDPKVLVIAPMSGHYATLLRGTVKAMLPEHDVYVTDWIDAREVPVTEGHFDLEDYTEYLIEFCQFLAAEGDGARPAVMAVCQPGVPMLVAASLMAMDEDPARPSSVTLMGSPIDTACNPKKPNELAMQNPLSWFERNVVLTVPWPNKGFLRRVYPGFLQLSGFMAMNLDRHTDAHVQHFTNLVRGDGESTASHRRFYDEYMAVMDLTAEFYLQTIERVFQKRLLATGRYRHRDLAVEPAAIRDIALLTIEGEKDDITGLGQTEAAHRLVTGLPDAMRAHYVQARVGHYGVFNGSRWRGEIQPRVRDFIRAHAAGGERRRPVLASVGTA; encoded by the coding sequence ATGCTGTATCATGCGTATGAAATGACGCACGCGGCGATTTCTCCGATGCGAAGTGCGGCCCGCATGAGCCGCGAGATGTTGTTGAGCCCGTTCAACCCCTTCGCCGAAACCTACGGGGCGCGGACCTCGGCCGCGATGTGCGAGATGTTCATCTCGGCCACGCGGCGCTACGGCAAGCCGGACTGGGGCCTGGACGAGACGGTGGTGGGCGGCGAGACGGTGCCGGTCCGGCAGGAAGTGGTCCTGCAGCTGCCCTTCTGCGACCTGATCCGTTTCGTCCGCGAGGGCGAGGCGGTCGAAGCGCGCCGCGATCCCAAGGTGCTGGTCATAGCACCCATGTCGGGGCATTACGCGACGCTGCTGCGCGGCACGGTCAAGGCGATGCTGCCCGAGCATGACGTCTATGTCACCGACTGGATCGACGCGCGCGAGGTGCCGGTGACCGAGGGGCATTTCGACCTGGAGGATTATACCGAATACCTGATCGAGTTCTGCCAGTTCCTGGCGGCCGAGGGCGACGGCGCGCGGCCCGCGGTGATGGCGGTCTGCCAGCCCGGCGTGCCGATGCTGGTGGCGGCCAGCCTGATGGCGATGGACGAGGATCCGGCGCGGCCCTCTTCGGTGACGCTGATGGGTTCGCCCATCGACACCGCCTGCAACCCCAAGAAGCCGAACGAGCTGGCGATGCAGAACCCGCTCAGCTGGTTCGAGCGAAATGTCGTCCTGACCGTGCCCTGGCCCAACAAGGGCTTCCTGCGGCGGGTCTATCCGGGTTTCCTGCAACTGTCGGGCTTCATGGCGATGAACCTCGACCGGCACACGGACGCCCATGTGCAGCATTTCACGAACCTGGTGCGCGGAGACGGGGAAAGCACCGCCAGCCATCGGCGCTTTTACGACGAGTACATGGCGGTGATGGACCTGACGGCGGAATTCTACCTTCAGACCATCGAGCGGGTGTTCCAGAAGCGGCTGCTGGCCACCGGGCGCTACCGGCACCGCGACCTGGCTGTGGAGCCGGCCGCGATCCGCGATATCGCGCTTCTCACCATCGAGGGGGAAAAGGACGACATCACCGGCCTTGGCCAGACCGAGGCGGCGCACCGCCTGGTGACCGGCCTGCCCGATGCGATGCGGGCGCATTACGTCCAGGCGCGGGTCGGGCATTACGGCGTCTTCAACGGCTCGCGCTGGCGCGGAGAGATCCAGCCGCGGGTGCGCGATTTCATCCGGGCCCATGCCGCGGGCGGCGAACGCCGGCGCCCGGTGCTGGCCAGCGTCGGGACCGCGTGA
- a CDS encoding TIGR02300 family protein: protein MPKDEWGVKRLCPQCDTRFYDLQRDPMTCPSCGAVFDLESLMSRKSSSARAERREESRAAAATETDDAVVLDDEEEGADVDIDDELLEADDDDDNVDLDDLADVPDNDDEA, encoded by the coding sequence ATGCCCAAGGACGAGTGGGGCGTAAAACGCCTGTGCCCACAGTGCGACACCAGGTTCTACGACCTGCAGCGCGATCCGATGACCTGTCCCAGCTGTGGCGCGGTCTTCGATCTCGAAAGCCTGATGTCGCGCAAATCCTCCAGCGCCCGCGCCGAGCGCCGGGAAGAAAGCCGCGCCGCCGCCGCGACCGAGACCGACGACGCCGTCGTGCTGGATGACGAGGAAGAGGGCGCGGATGTCGACATCGACGACGAACTGCTCGAAGCCGATGACGACGACGACAATGTCGATCTCGATGACCTGGCCGACGTTCCGGACAACGACGACGAAGCCTGA
- a CDS encoding ROK family protein, with protein sequence MRIGFDYGGTKIAGIALDEAGRTLAQGRVPTPRFDYEGGISAIRELMQRLETEAGQRAETVGIGVPGSVDRDTGHVSMGNSVWLHGRDLRGDLRAALDRPVAVANDANCFALSEAVDGAGAGAKVVFGAILGTGVGGGIAVEGRLIEGINAIGGEWGHIPLPDPCDDERPGPLCSCGRPGHTEAWLSGPSLAADHARRLGIDPKDGPSAPEVIALARQGDSAAEETLQRFEDRLGRSLAVIINVLDPDVIVLGGGLSNVDRFYETVPPLIRPHVFGDKFNTRLVPNMHGDSSGVRGAAWLTPPR encoded by the coding sequence ATGCGCATAGGCTTCGATTACGGCGGCACCAAGATTGCCGGTATCGCGCTGGATGAGGCCGGGCGGACGCTGGCCCAGGGGCGGGTGCCGACGCCGCGGTTCGATTACGAGGGCGGGATCTCGGCGATCCGGGAGTTGATGCAGCGGCTGGAGACAGAGGCGGGCCAGCGTGCCGAGACCGTGGGAATAGGCGTTCCCGGATCTGTCGATCGCGACACGGGGCATGTCTCGATGGGCAATTCGGTCTGGCTTCACGGACGCGACCTGAGGGGCGATCTGCGGGCGGCGCTGGACCGTCCCGTGGCGGTTGCGAACGACGCCAACTGCTTTGCGCTGTCCGAGGCGGTGGACGGCGCGGGGGCGGGGGCGAAAGTGGTGTTCGGCGCGATCCTCGGCACCGGGGTCGGCGGCGGCATCGCGGTCGAGGGCCGGCTGATCGAGGGGATCAACGCCATCGGCGGCGAGTGGGGCCATATTCCGTTGCCCGATCCATGCGACGACGAGCGCCCGGGCCCCCTGTGTTCCTGCGGCCGTCCCGGTCACACCGAGGCCTGGCTGTCCGGGCCGAGCCTGGCCGCGGACCATGCGCGCAGGCTGGGGATCGACCCCAAGGACGGGCCATCGGCGCCTGAGGTGATCGCACTGGCCAGGCAGGGCGATTCGGCGGCCGAGGAGACGCTGCAGCGGTTCGAGGACCGGCTGGGCCGGTCGCTGGCTGTGATCATCAACGTGCTCGACCCCGACGTGATCGTGCTGGGCGGCGGGTTGTCCAATGTCGATCGCTTCTACGAGACGGTGCCGCCGCTGATCCGGCCGCATGTCTTTGGCGACAAGTTCAACACGCGGCTGGTGCCCAACATGCATGGCGACAGTTCCGGCGTGCGGGGGGCCGCCTGGCTGACGCCGCCGCGCTGA
- a CDS encoding glycosyl transferase — protein sequence MIESAVTIIGSGPSLRDQRIEALGPEPAVCLNGAISLRDRLAGPVMLAVEDERFVWAHLDMMRDCLNQDDICLFSTSVLRALCEQDISWLSQRRVVHVDNLRKPYRQPRRSIADIAKNAFILSDGQAALSRSPGMGVVPAGSVAVTALQFAMASARRIGVAGVDLRNADAPRFYEKPGATAWSGIADAADRVTAHFALAATVVEIECYSPVSALIDAGIPYVARLERGAPPC from the coding sequence GTGATCGAAAGTGCCGTGACGATCATAGGCTCGGGTCCGTCGCTACGCGACCAGCGGATCGAGGCCCTCGGGCCGGAACCTGCGGTCTGCCTTAACGGCGCAATAAGCCTGCGCGACAGGCTGGCCGGCCCCGTCATGCTGGCGGTGGAGGATGAGCGCTTCGTGTGGGCGCACCTCGACATGATGCGTGACTGCCTGAACCAAGACGATATTTGCCTGTTCTCCACCTCGGTGCTGCGCGCCCTGTGCGAGCAGGACATCAGCTGGCTGTCGCAGCGACGGGTCGTGCATGTGGACAACCTGCGGAAACCCTACCGGCAGCCCCGGCGGAGCATTGCGGATATCGCCAAGAACGCCTTCATCCTGAGCGATGGACAGGCAGCGCTGTCACGCTCACCCGGCATGGGCGTCGTCCCGGCGGGAAGCGTTGCGGTGACCGCACTCCAATTCGCCATGGCGTCCGCCCGGAGGATCGGGGTGGCCGGCGTCGATCTGCGCAACGCGGATGCGCCGCGCTTCTACGAAAAGCCGGGCGCCACCGCCTGGTCGGGGATCGCCGACGCCGCCGACCGCGTTACCGCGCATTTCGCGCTGGCGGCTACTGTGGTAGAAATCGAATGCTATTCCCCCGTCTCCGCGCTGATCGACGCCGGAATTCCTTACGTCGCGCGACTGGAAAGGGGGGCGCCGCCGTGCTGA
- a CDS encoding polysaccharide pyruvyl transferase family protein, whose product MLFPRLRADRRRNSLRRATGKGGAAVLNAVLLNDTTPDNHHGCLRVIEVIRRKSERSGIRLIATAKVREDWTRSAPFLEAMRQADLVLINGEGTLHHGTPHGERLLSVVQHPARGGKPVHLLNAMYQENPDAWGANLALMSSVTARDSRSAAALSRLLGRQIDWMPDLTLCDGSLATDAPREGIILGDSVLKPVSRALAEMSLEAEGRRLVPILKSLKAQKGRTAPGRLLRRLHVAVHARAYHRRYPSLQIPQTPEAYAAALSAARLHVTGRFHGVCFSLLTETPFLAIGSNSWKMEALVSDLGLDRTRIMSLDATRAALVSDRGFDFTENERSAIRSQLAAASSNADILFNAIAASAQGRV is encoded by the coding sequence ATGCTATTCCCCCGTCTCCGCGCTGATCGACGCCGGAATTCCTTACGTCGCGCGACTGGAAAGGGGGGCGCCGCCGTGCTGAACGCTGTTCTTCTGAACGATACAACGCCGGACAATCACCACGGCTGCCTGCGGGTGATCGAAGTGATCCGGCGAAAGTCCGAGCGCAGCGGGATCCGCCTGATCGCAACCGCAAAGGTCCGCGAGGACTGGACCCGCTCCGCTCCCTTCCTCGAGGCGATGCGTCAGGCGGATCTTGTCTTGATCAACGGCGAGGGCACGCTTCATCACGGCACGCCGCATGGCGAAAGGCTGCTGTCGGTCGTCCAGCATCCGGCGCGTGGCGGAAAACCCGTGCATCTTCTGAACGCCATGTACCAGGAGAACCCCGACGCCTGGGGTGCCAACCTTGCCCTGATGAGCAGCGTCACCGCACGGGACAGCCGGAGTGCCGCGGCACTCTCGCGCCTGCTTGGCCGCCAGATCGACTGGATGCCCGACCTTACACTCTGCGACGGAAGCCTCGCGACTGACGCGCCCCGCGAAGGCATTATTCTTGGCGACAGCGTGCTCAAGCCGGTGTCCCGCGCATTGGCGGAAATGAGCCTCGAAGCCGAGGGGCGCAGGCTTGTCCCGATCCTGAAAAGCCTGAAGGCGCAGAAAGGACGGACCGCCCCTGGCCGGCTGTTGCGCCGGCTGCACGTGGCCGTGCACGCAAGGGCCTATCACCGGCGCTACCCGTCGCTTCAGATTCCACAAACGCCGGAAGCCTATGCCGCGGCTCTATCAGCCGCGCGGCTTCATGTAACCGGAAGGTTCCACGGCGTATGCTTCTCGCTTCTGACGGAAACGCCCTTCCTCGCGATAGGCTCGAACTCCTGGAAGATGGAGGCGCTGGTGAGCGATCTCGGGCTTGACCGCACACGCATCATGAGTTTGGACGCCACGCGTGCGGCTCTGGTATCAGACCGGGGTTTCGATTTCACCGAAAACGAGCGGAGCGCGATCCGCAGCCAACTCGCCGCTGCCAGCAGCAACGCCGACATACTGTTCAACGCAATCGCCGCGTCAGCGCAAGGCAGAGTCTGA
- the pnp gene encoding polyribonucleotide nucleotidyltransferase: MFNIVRKSIEWGHDTLTLETGKIARQADGAVVATYGETSVLATVVYEKAPKEGLDFFPLTVHYQEKYYAAGKIPGGFFKREARPTEKETLTSRLIDRPIRPLFVDGFKNEVQVICTVLSHDLENDPDIVAMIAASAALTISGAPFLGPIGAARVGFVDGDYVLNPAVDDMDKLRSNTEQRLDLIVAGTREAVMMVESEAYELSEAEMLGAVKFGHDQMQPVIDLILDLAGEAAKEPFDYQAPDYSALYARVKALGEDAMRAAFAITDKQQRQAAISAARQTIKDGLSEEELADKNLGSAIKKLESAVVRGDIIATGKRIDGRDLTTVRPIVSEVGLLPRTHGSALFTRGETQALVVTTLGTGDDEQIIDALHGESRSNFLLHYNFPPYSVGEAGRMAGPGRREIGHGKLAWRALQAVLPAATDFPYTIRLVSEITESNGSSSMATVCGSSLSMMDAGVPLKAPVAGVAMGLILEQDGKFAVLTDILGDEDHLGDMDFKVAGTDKGITSLQMDIKVAGITPAIMEQALAQAKDGRMHILSEMANALTEGRTEFSAHAPRIETMTIPTDKIREVIGSGGKVIREIVELSGAKVDINDDGVIKIASANAEAIKKAHDLIYAIVAEPEVGQIYTGKVVKIMDFGAFVNFFGKRDGLVHVSQMSNERVAHPKDIVQEGQDVKVKLMGFDDRGKVRLSMKHVNQETGEEIKEEA; encoded by the coding sequence ATGTTCAATATCGTACGGAAATCCATCGAGTGGGGCCATGACACGCTCACGCTCGAAACGGGCAAGATCGCCCGCCAGGCCGATGGCGCCGTTGTGGCGACCTATGGCGAAACCTCGGTGCTGGCCACGGTGGTCTATGAAAAGGCGCCGAAGGAAGGGTTGGATTTCTTCCCCCTGACCGTCCACTACCAGGAAAAATACTACGCGGCCGGCAAGATCCCCGGCGGCTTCTTCAAGCGCGAGGCGCGGCCGACCGAGAAGGAGACGCTGACCTCCCGCCTGATCGACCGTCCGATCCGCCCGCTTTTCGTCGACGGCTTCAAGAACGAGGTGCAGGTGATCTGCACCGTGCTGAGCCACGACCTGGAAAATGACCCCGACATCGTCGCGATGATCGCGGCCTCGGCGGCGCTGACCATTTCGGGTGCGCCGTTCCTTGGCCCGATCGGCGCTGCGCGCGTCGGTTTCGTCGATGGCGACTATGTGCTGAACCCGGCCGTCGATGACATGGACAAGCTGCGCTCCAACACCGAGCAGCGGCTCGACCTGATCGTCGCGGGCACCCGCGAGGCGGTGATGATGGTCGAATCGGAAGCCTACGAGCTGTCCGAGGCCGAGATGCTGGGCGCCGTGAAGTTCGGCCATGACCAGATGCAGCCGGTGATCGACCTGATCCTGGACCTGGCCGGCGAGGCGGCGAAGGAGCCCTTCGACTACCAGGCGCCCGACTACTCGGCACTGTACGCCCGCGTGAAGGCGCTGGGCGAGGACGCGATGCGTGCCGCCTTTGCCATCACCGACAAGCAGCAGCGCCAGGCCGCCATTTCGGCCGCCCGGCAGACCATCAAGGACGGCCTGTCCGAGGAAGAACTGGCCGACAAGAACCTTGGTTCGGCGATCAAGAAGCTGGAAAGCGCCGTGGTGCGCGGCGACATCATCGCCACCGGCAAGCGGATCGACGGCCGCGACCTGACCACGGTGCGCCCGATCGTGTCCGAGGTGGGCCTGCTGCCCCGCACCCACGGCTCGGCGCTGTTCACCCGCGGCGAGACGCAGGCGCTGGTCGTGACCACGCTGGGCACCGGCGATGACGAGCAGATCATCGACGCGCTGCACGGCGAGAGCCGCTCGAACTTCCTGCTGCACTACAACTTCCCGCCCTACTCGGTGGGCGAGGCGGGCCGCATGGCCGGCCCCGGCCGCCGCGAGATCGGCCATGGCAAGCTGGCGTGGCGCGCGCTTCAGGCGGTGCTGCCGGCGGCGACGGACTTCCCCTACACCATCCGCCTGGTGTCCGAGATCACCGAGTCGAACGGTTCCTCGTCCATGGCCACGGTCTGCGGATCGTCGCTGTCGATGATGGATGCGGGCGTGCCGCTGAAGGCGCCGGTCGCCGGCGTCGCGATGGGCCTGATCCTTGAGCAGGACGGCAAGTTCGCCGTGCTGACCGACATCCTGGGCGACGAGGATCACCTCGGCGACATGGACTTCAAGGTTGCGGGCACCGACAAGGGCATCACCTCGTTGCAGATGGACATCAAGGTGGCGGGCATCACCCCCGCGATCATGGAGCAGGCGCTGGCCCAGGCAAAGGACGGGCGCATGCACATCCTGAGCGAGATGGCCAACGCGCTGACCGAAGGCCGGACCGAATTCTCGGCCCATGCCCCGCGCATCGAGACGATGACCATCCCCACCGACAAGATCCGCGAAGTGATCGGTTCGGGCGGCAAGGTCATCCGCGAGATCGTCGAACTCTCGGGCGCCAAGGTCGACATCAACGACGACGGCGTGATCAAGATCGCCTCTGCCAATGCCGAGGCCATCAAGAAGGCGCATGACCTGATCTACGCGATCGTGGCAGAGCCGGAAGTGGGCCAGATCTACACCGGCAAGGTGGTCAAGATCATGGATTTCGGCGCCTTCGTGAACTTCTTCGGCAAGCGCGACGGGCTGGTGCATGTCAGCCAGATGTCGAACGAGCGCGTGGCCCATCCCAAGGACATCGTCCAGGAAGGCCAGGACGTGAAGGTCAAGCTGATGGGCTTCGACGACCGCGGCAAGGTCCGCCTGTCGATGAAGCACGTCAACCAGGAGACCGGCGAGGAGATCAAGGAAGAGGCGTGA
- the rpsO gene encoding 30S ribosomal protein S15 gives MSITPELKSQLIKEYGNKDGDTGSADVQIAILTSRITTLTEHFKTHAKDNHSRRGLLKLVAQRRKLLDYVKRKDEARYQDLIGKLGIRR, from the coding sequence ATGTCGATCACGCCCGAGCTGAAAAGCCAGCTCATCAAGGAATACGGAAACAAGGACGGGGATACCGGTTCGGCGGACGTGCAGATCGCGATCCTGACCAGCCGTATCACCACGCTGACCGAGCACTTCAAGACCCACGCGAAGGACAACCATTCGCGCCGCGGTCTGCTGAAGCTGGTCGCCCAGCGCCGCAAGCTTCTGGATTATGTGAAGCGCAAGGATGAGGCCCGCTACCAGGACCTCATCGGCAAGCTCGGCATCCGCCGGTAA
- a CDS encoding serine hydrolase domain-containing protein — translation MERRIFIAGSAAALALAHPLRAAGPGPALDAAAGFDELRAIVMLKNGIETAARGYNGFTPDRATNIKSASKSIISGLVGMAIDRGLLEGPDQPIAPLLRDQLPRDPDPRIERVTIGHLLSMQAGLERTSGRNYGRWVSSGNWVRAALSVPFVDEPGGGMLYSTGSSHILAAILTRVGGRSLLALARDWLAPLDGFEITGWDRDPQGIYMGGNQMAMSTRSLAAWGALYERGGVTADGTRLLSQAWIDATWTRRTRSVFHRDGYGYGWFSRQMGGAETWYGWGYGGQMLYVTPARGTVIAITSDPDRPSARTGYRDALHGLAEQLLTEA, via the coding sequence ATGGAACGACGCATTTTCATCGCCGGGTCCGCCGCGGCCCTTGCCCTTGCCCATCCGCTGCGCGCCGCGGGCCCGGGCCCCGCGCTGGACGCGGCCGCCGGCTTCGACGAGCTGCGCGCCATCGTCATGCTGAAGAACGGCATCGAGACGGCGGCGCGGGGCTACAACGGCTTCACGCCCGACCGCGCCACCAACATCAAGTCCGCCTCGAAGTCGATCATCTCCGGCCTTGTCGGCATGGCGATCGACCGCGGCCTGCTGGAGGGGCCGGACCAGCCCATCGCGCCGCTGTTGCGCGACCAGCTGCCACGCGATCCCGACCCGCGGATCGAGCGCGTCACCATCGGGCACCTGCTGTCCATGCAGGCGGGGCTGGAACGCACCTCGGGCCGGAATTACGGCCGCTGGGTGTCCAGCGGCAACTGGGTGCGCGCAGCCCTTTCGGTGCCCTTCGTGGACGAGCCTGGCGGCGGAATGCTCTATTCCACCGGCTCCAGCCATATCCTTGCGGCGATCCTGACGCGGGTGGGTGGGCGCAGCCTGCTGGCGCTGGCGCGCGACTGGCTGGCCCCTCTGGACGGGTTCGAGATCACCGGCTGGGACCGCGACCCGCAGGGCATCTACATGGGCGGCAACCAGATGGCGATGAGCACCCGCTCGCTGGCCGCCTGGGGCGCGCTCTATGAACGCGGCGGGGTCACGGCGGATGGCACGCGGCTTCTGTCGCAGGCCTGGATCGACGCCACATGGACCCGGCGCACACGCTCGGTCTTTCACCGCGACGGCTACGGCTACGGCTGGTTCTCGCGCCAGATGGGCGGGGCGGAAACGTGGTACGGCTGGGGCTATGGCGGGCAGATGCTCTATGTCACGCCGGCGCGCGGCACGGTCATTGCGATCACGTCCGACCCGGACCGCCCATCGGCGCGCACGGGCTACCGCGACGCGCTTCACGGCCTGGCCGAGCAGCTTCTGACCGAGGCCTGA
- a CDS encoding GNAT family N-acetyltransferase yields MSAAIRPFRPEDAAALAALFHRAVTQGAAAFYDDAQRAAWSPAPPDAESFAARLAPQTVFVAAEEGAALGFMSLTGAGHLDMAFVAPERMGTGLAGQLYDHVERAALKAGHARLTTDASHPARRFFARRGWRVLRRQAPVRNGVALTNFAMEKRLS; encoded by the coding sequence ATGTCCGCCGCGATCCGCCCCTTCCGGCCCGAGGATGCGGCCGCGCTGGCGGCGCTGTTCCACCGCGCGGTGACGCAAGGCGCGGCCGCCTTCTACGACGACGCGCAGCGCGCCGCCTGGTCGCCCGCACCGCCCGACGCCGAAAGCTTCGCCGCACGGCTTGCGCCGCAGACGGTGTTCGTCGCCGCGGAAGAGGGCGCGGCCCTTGGCTTCATGTCGCTGACCGGCGCGGGACATCTCGACATGGCCTTCGTCGCGCCCGAACGGATGGGAACCGGGTTGGCCGGCCAGCTTTACGACCATGTCGAACGGGCGGCGCTGAAGGCGGGGCATGCCCGCCTGACCACCGATGCCAGCCACCCGGCGCGACGCTTCTTCGCGCGGCGGGGCTGGCGCGTCCTGCGCCGGCAGGCCCCGGTGCGCAACGGCGTCGCGCTGACCAACTTCGCGATGGAAAAGCGGCTGAGCTGA
- a CDS encoding aspartate aminotransferase family protein, which translates to MSHVFPRHCHVQPPTAVGGEGCYLIDSKGKRYFDGSGGAAVSCLGHGDPEITEAIKAQLDKLAFAHTGFFTSEPAEALADLLIDHAPEGIERVYFVSGGSEATEAAIKLARQYFVEIGQPERHHLIARRQSYHGNTLGALAAGGNEWRRAQFGPLLIDVSHIAPCYEYRGREDGESVEAYGQRAAQELEDEILRVGPERVMAFMAEPVVGATAGAVPAVEGYFRRIREICDRYGVLLILDEVMCGMGRTGHLFACEHDGVRPDILCIAKGLGAGYQPIGAMLCSGQIYDAIAGGTGFFQHGHTYIGHPVATAAGLAVVNAILGRGLIPRVRELGERLDGELRARLGQHPHVGDIRGRGLFRGIELVADRETKHPFDPKDKLAARLKKAAFEAGLVCYPMSGTIDGRHGDHILLAPPFIMRDEQVTEVVDKLETALAACL; encoded by the coding sequence ATGTCCCATGTCTTTCCCCGCCATTGCCACGTCCAGCCCCCCACAGCCGTCGGCGGCGAGGGCTGCTACCTGATCGACAGCAAAGGCAAGCGCTATTTCGACGGTTCGGGCGGCGCGGCGGTGTCCTGTCTTGGCCATGGCGATCCCGAGATAACCGAGGCGATCAAGGCGCAGCTGGACAAGCTGGCCTTTGCGCATACCGGCTTCTTCACCTCGGAACCGGCCGAGGCGCTGGCGGACCTGCTGATAGACCACGCGCCCGAGGGGATCGAGCGGGTGTATTTCGTCTCTGGCGGGTCCGAGGCGACGGAAGCCGCGATCAAGCTGGCGCGGCAGTACTTCGTCGAGATCGGCCAGCCGGAACGGCACCACCTGATCGCGCGGCGGCAAAGCTATCACGGCAACACGCTGGGCGCGCTGGCGGCCGGCGGGAACGAATGGCGCCGGGCGCAGTTCGGGCCGCTGCTGATCGACGTGAGCCATATCGCGCCCTGCTACGAATACCGCGGCCGCGAGGACGGCGAGAGCGTGGAGGCCTATGGCCAGCGCGCCGCCCAGGAGCTGGAGGACGAGATCCTGCGCGTCGGCCCCGAACGGGTGATGGCCTTCATGGCCGAGCCGGTGGTGGGGGCGACCGCCGGGGCGGTTCCGGCGGTGGAGGGCTATTTCCGCCGCATCCGCGAGATCTGCGACCGCTACGGCGTGCTGCTGATCCTGGACGAGGTGATGTGCGGCATGGGCCGCACCGGGCATCTTTTCGCCTGCGAGCATGACGGCGTGCGCCCCGATATCCTGTGCATCGCCAAAGGGCTGGGCGCGGGCTACCAGCCGATCGGCGCGATGCTGTGCTCGGGGCAGATTTATGACGCGATCGCCGGTGGGACCGGCTTCTTCCAGCACGGCCACACCTATATCGGCCACCCGGTCGCGACCGCGGCGGGGCTTGCGGTGGTGAACGCGATCCTCGGGCGGGGGCTGATCCCGCGGGTGCGCGAGCTGGGCGAGCGGCTGGACGGAGAGCTGCGCGCGCGGCTGGGCCAGCATCCGCATGTGGGCGATATCCGCGGCCGGGGCCTGTTCCGCGGCATCGAGCTGGTCGCCGACCGCGAGACGAAGCATCCCTTCGATCCGAAGGACAAGCTGGCCGCGCGGCTGAAGAAGGCCGCCTTCGAGGCGGGGCTGGTCTGCTATCCGATGTCGGGCACGATCGACGGGCGGCATGGCGATCACATCCTGCTGGCGCCGCCCTTCATCATGCGCGACGAGCAGGTGACGGAAGTGGTCGACAAGCTGGAGACGGCGCTGGCCGCCTGCCTGTGA